In Thiospirochaeta perfilievii, a single window of DNA contains:
- a CDS encoding TIGR03936 family radical SAM-associated protein: MNNIINRYKYDLLNIRMPGRYLGGEFGSIYPTGDEILKMGVSFPDLYEIGMSNQALKILYNLFNSVEGVICERVFAPAPDFEEFLRDKELSLFTLESGFPLKKLDILTFTIGYELCLTNLLTMLDVSNIPLKVDDRGEDDPIIIAGGPATTNPVAFGHIVDFVFIGEAEGAFEVLLEDIVTLKKEGKTRNSIYEFIKKQDYIWHKDKKDRVKRVFWREFGLSAQKRTHLPVASITPVQDHGVVEIMRGCPNGCRFCHAGVYYKPFRQKEFEHIVKEVEDLVDICGYRTITLSSLSSGDYNGIHTLVKGLNNRFKSRGVSFSLPSLRVNSVSLPLIEELSEVRKSSLTFALETPKLGWQRGINKEVPKDRIIEILLKAKERGWKLAKFYFMIGLPVAGGEDEVGPIIDLIKELYAATGLRFNVNVGVFIPKPHTTYERSYQFGDELGFLKLKEIKSGLKGKNIKVNFHSPFLSFLEGIFTRGDERVNDLLISAYKKGARLDAWDEYINRDLWREVISEASWDVEDFVTRERSLDDKLPWGNISLLESSAFKCDQLEKSQEEEASSLCTDDCDHNCGVCKKDIKVKYAKIVDNFETTEHKDVVDKSTYKKIVFRFSKNGRAIFVPHLSTMTIIERAFFRSGIEVRFTEGFNPKPKLEFAHPLTMGLSSDYEIFGIEIYNGYDNLDESIKKLNSNLPEGFEIIKAYPMNDIAQGRSHKKLMALYAGADYEIYTLNSPLNSEELKTKIEEFIKDSDVLDDYTLEIIDDNILKVKAMFNNKKWNNCVKMVSEAVGESALTSGYDFKRTRCYAKSKKGTIILFSDMK, from the coding sequence ATGAATAATATAATTAACAGATATAAATACGATCTTCTAAATATAAGAATGCCTGGCAGGTATTTAGGAGGTGAGTTTGGGTCTATATACCCCACAGGTGATGAAATATTAAAAATGGGAGTATCCTTTCCTGATCTTTATGAGATTGGGATGTCAAATCAAGCTCTTAAAATTTTGTATAATCTGTTTAATAGTGTTGAAGGTGTTATATGTGAGAGAGTTTTTGCTCCAGCTCCTGACTTTGAAGAGTTTTTAAGGGATAAGGAGTTATCTCTTTTCACATTAGAGAGTGGATTTCCTTTAAAGAAACTTGATATTTTAACATTTACGATAGGTTACGAACTATGTCTTACAAATCTATTAACAATGTTAGATGTTTCTAATATTCCATTAAAAGTAGATGATAGAGGGGAGGATGATCCTATTATAATTGCTGGAGGTCCAGCTACAACAAACCCTGTGGCCTTTGGACACATTGTAGACTTTGTTTTTATAGGTGAGGCTGAAGGAGCATTTGAAGTGCTTCTTGAGGATATTGTTACACTTAAAAAAGAGGGAAAAACTAGAAACTCAATATATGAATTTATAAAAAAACAAGATTATATATGGCATAAAGATAAAAAAGACCGGGTTAAAAGAGTATTTTGGAGGGAGTTTGGTTTATCTGCCCAGAAAAGAACTCATCTTCCTGTTGCCTCTATAACTCCTGTTCAAGACCACGGTGTTGTAGAAATTATGAGGGGATGTCCTAACGGTTGTAGATTCTGCCATGCAGGTGTTTATTATAAACCATTTAGACAAAAAGAGTTTGAACACATTGTAAAAGAGGTTGAAGACCTTGTAGATATTTGTGGCTATAGGACAATAACTCTTTCTTCCCTATCATCCGGTGATTATAATGGTATTCATACCTTAGTTAAAGGTTTAAATAATAGGTTTAAAAGTAGGGGAGTCTCATTTTCTCTTCCCTCATTAAGGGTTAACTCTGTCTCCTTACCACTAATTGAGGAGTTATCTGAAGTTAGAAAGAGTAGTTTAACATTTGCCCTCGAGACCCCTAAACTAGGTTGGCAAAGGGGTATAAATAAAGAAGTTCCTAAGGATAGAATAATTGAGATTTTATTAAAGGCTAAGGAGCGGGGTTGGAAGCTTGCTAAATTCTATTTCATGATCGGACTACCTGTAGCCGGTGGAGAAGATGAAGTAGGACCTATAATTGATCTTATTAAGGAGCTTTATGCTGCCACAGGATTAAGGTTTAATGTTAATGTAGGTGTTTTTATTCCAAAACCACATACAACCTATGAGAGATCCTATCAATTTGGTGATGAGCTAGGCTTCTTGAAGTTAAAAGAGATTAAAAGTGGTCTTAAAGGTAAAAATATAAAGGTTAATTTCCACTCTCCATTTTTATCATTTTTAGAAGGTATTTTTACCCGAGGTGATGAGAGGGTTAATGACTTATTAATAAGTGCATATAAAAAGGGAGCTAGACTTGATGCATGGGATGAGTATATAAACAGGGATTTATGGAGAGAGGTTATATCTGAAGCTTCATGGGATGTGGAAGATTTTGTAACAAGGGAAAGGTCTTTAGATGACAAACTACCATGGGGAAATATCTCTCTATTAGAGAGTTCAGCCTTTAAATGTGATCAGTTAGAGAAATCCCAAGAAGAGGAAGCTTCATCCCTTTGTACAGATGATTGTGACCATAACTGTGGTGTATGTAAAAAGGATATCAAGGTTAAATACGCTAAAATTGTAGATAACTTTGAAACAACAGAGCATAAAGATGTTGTTGATAAATCTACCTATAAAAAGATAGTATTTAGGTTTTCTAAAAATGGAAGGGCTATCTTTGTCCCACATCTAAGTACTATGACAATTATTGAGAGGGCTTTTTTTAGAAGTGGTATTGAAGTACGGTTTACTGAGGGATTTAATCCTAAACCAAAATTAGAGTTTGCCCACCCTTTAACTATGGGATTAAGTTCAGATTATGAGATCTTTGGTATTGAGATCTATAACGGTTATGATAATTTAGATGAGAGCATTAAAAAGCTGAATTCCAACCTTCCAGAGGGATTTGAAATAATAAAGGCATATCCAATGAACGATATAGCCCAGGGGCGATCCCATAAAAAATTAATGGCTCTATATGCTGGAGCAGATTATGAAATTTACACTTTAAACTCACCCCTTAATAGCGAGGAGTTAAAAACAAAAATTGAAGAGTTTATAAAAGATAGTGATGTTCTGGATGATTACACCCTGGAGATTATCGATGATAATATTCTTAAAGTAAAAGCCATGTTTAATAATAAAAAGTGGAATAACTGTGTAAAAATGGTTTCAGAAGCAGTTGGAGAGTCCGCTCTTACTAGCGGTTACGATTTTAAACGTACAAGATGTTATGCTAAATCTAAAAAGGGAACTATTATTCTCTTTTCGGATATGAAGTAG
- the rodA gene encoding rod shape-determining protein RodA, whose product MKNKIDVGKSLSRIDFFMLAAVFVLMFLGVMFIYSSGISSIGVNTSNEYVKQVVRIISGLFVLVFFSLYDIEKIKSISLITYLFLIFVLIYTRLFGTLVNGARSWIYVGGFVFQPSEFTKLTTILFLGKYLDDNQKDIRSLKVFITSFIIISIPFGLILLQPDMGTASVYIPIFLAMLFISGCNIKYLTYLILLGALTLVLTMLPGWETYILQSNNTFVSVLTEPRLILYLIGSITFSILLSLIGLLYFKKEYFNWLIYFFSIIVFSLILSFVAREYVLKDYQIMRLIVFMNPQVDPLNFGWNIIQATTAVGSGGFSGKGFLQGTQSHYQFLPEQSTDFIFSILSEELGFLGALLVFGLFLIILIRGLLILTYAKNNFSILVGSGIIGMIFFHVILNVGMNIGLMPITGIPLFFLSYGGSSLWTALAGIGILQGIYQRRYRN is encoded by the coding sequence ATGAAAAATAAGATAGATGTAGGTAAAAGTTTATCTAGAATTGACTTTTTTATGTTAGCTGCAGTATTTGTTTTAATGTTTTTAGGGGTTATGTTTATATATTCTAGTGGTATCTCTTCAATAGGGGTAAATACATCTAATGAGTATGTAAAGCAAGTTGTTAGAATAATATCAGGACTCTTTGTTTTAGTTTTTTTCTCCCTATATGATATTGAGAAAATTAAGAGTATATCCCTAATAACATATCTGTTTCTTATATTTGTTTTAATCTATACAAGGTTATTTGGTACCCTTGTTAATGGTGCTAGGTCATGGATATATGTAGGGGGGTTCGTTTTTCAGCCATCTGAATTTACTAAACTAACTACTATTTTATTTTTAGGAAAGTATTTAGATGATAATCAAAAGGATATTAGAAGTTTAAAAGTATTTATTACATCATTTATAATAATTTCTATTCCCTTTGGATTAATACTTCTGCAACCGGATATGGGAACAGCATCAGTCTATATCCCAATTTTTCTTGCAATGCTTTTTATATCTGGTTGTAATATAAAATATCTGACCTATTTAATACTTTTAGGTGCTCTAACACTTGTTCTTACAATGTTACCTGGATGGGAGACCTATATATTACAGAGTAATAATACCTTTGTATCTGTATTAACAGAACCTAGACTTATTTTATATTTAATAGGTTCCATAACATTCTCAATTTTACTATCTCTTATTGGGCTTTTATATTTTAAAAAAGAGTATTTTAATTGGTTAATCTACTTCTTTTCAATTATTGTATTCTCACTTATATTATCATTTGTTGCTAGAGAGTACGTTTTAAAAGATTATCAAATAATGAGACTAATAGTTTTTATGAATCCCCAGGTTGATCCTCTTAATTTTGGTTGGAATATAATACAGGCTACCACTGCAGTAGGTTCCGGAGGTTTTAGCGGGAAGGGGTTTTTACAGGGAACCCAGTCCCATTATCAGTTTTTACCCGAGCAAAGTACAGACTTTATATTTTCTATCCTCTCAGAAGAGTTAGGGTTTCTTGGAGCTTTATTAGTTTTTGGGTTATTTTTAATAATTTTAATAAGGGGTCTGTTGATTTTAACCTACGCGAAAAACAACTTTTCCATACTTGTTGGCTCTGGTATTATAGGGATGATTTTCTTCCATGTAATTTTAAATGTGGGAATGAATATAGGATTAATGCCAATTACAGGAATTCCTCTATTTTTCCTCTCCTATGGAGGATCTTCTCTATGGACAGCATTGGCTGGAATAGGTATCCTACAAGGAATTTATCAACGACGTTATAGGAATTAA
- the mreC gene encoding rod shape-determining protein MreC, with protein MHIKKKRFDRSITLFITLFILSSVMLLSNESFRAAKEGTLSFFSLLQAGLDNTVKFTRNTVNSVGELKDLKNRYDLLYAELDEYRGIHRDFLEVKRENREFKKLLGFMDSLDHDSIPCEIIGKDPSNLSSTVIINKGSKHGIEKNMPVVAEQNGMIGIVGKVINVGIQSSLVLPLLDQSSYIAGRLSKSRFEGLINGLGSNEGFLELNYVKKIALNDISVGDLVETSGMKSLYPKGYYIGRIVDISRVEYETSLSIKVEPIIDFSRLEYVSVLKTTGVSYE; from the coding sequence GTGCATATAAAAAAAAAGAGATTTGATAGATCAATAACTCTTTTTATAACTCTTTTTATTCTCTCTTCTGTAATGCTTTTATCAAATGAAAGTTTTAGAGCAGCAAAAGAGGGAACTTTATCCTTTTTTTCTCTCCTTCAAGCTGGCTTAGATAATACTGTTAAGTTTACAAGGAATACGGTAAATTCAGTTGGAGAATTGAAAGATCTAAAAAATAGATATGATCTACTTTATGCTGAACTAGATGAGTATCGTGGTATACATAGGGATTTTTTAGAGGTTAAAAGAGAAAATAGAGAGTTTAAAAAGTTATTAGGATTTATGGACTCATTAGACCATGATTCAATCCCCTGTGAAATAATAGGTAAAGATCCTAGTAATCTTAGTTCAACTGTGATTATAAATAAGGGTTCAAAACATGGTATAGAGAAGAATATGCCTGTGGTTGCTGAACAGAATGGGATGATTGGGATTGTAGGAAAAGTTATTAATGTAGGAATACAGTCCTCCCTTGTATTACCACTTTTAGATCAAAGCAGCTATATTGCTGGAAGATTATCTAAGTCTAGGTTTGAGGGGTTAATCAATGGTCTTGGCTCTAATGAAGGGTTTTTAGAGCTAAACTATGTTAAAAAAATAGCGTTAAATGATATCTCTGTTGGGGATCTTGTGGAGACTAGTGGAATGAAATCTTTATACCCTAAGGGGTACTATATAGGTAGAATTGTAGATATTAGCAGGGTAGAGTATGAGACCTCTTTAAGTATCAAAGTTGAGCCTATAATCGATTTTTCAAGACTAGAATATGTATCAGTTTTAAAAACTACAGGAGTCAGTTATGAATAA
- a CDS encoding tetratricopeptide repeat protein produces MYKINKKKFSKRKSSIYLLIILLPFLFIFITYSLNQGINVYGNTLVKSFEEEDLNKLWEDKKYSQIVSICEEVLNENFLELNYLYFHGISNFYLGISQISLEMKIPLINQSIISLRKAFILSDGKLKGDIAYVLGKAYYYKGRSYSDLTIKYLDIATKEGYLGKDIYEFKGLAYYELGQYTKSINEFNSLPEERHSPEIVYIISEAYGLIGDYDKQEDLLNGILEGASQKNVKLSSRMDLSEIYFRSRRYSEAIKQVEEILKVRADDFDAQIILGKSLFLSGNEAEANKIFRKLIKQQPGNDEVIRWLKK; encoded by the coding sequence GTGTATAAAATAAATAAAAAGAAATTTTCTAAAAGAAAAAGTTCTATCTATTTATTAATTATTCTTCTCCCTTTTTTATTTATTTTCATAACTTACTCATTGAATCAAGGTATAAACGTTTATGGTAATACTCTTGTAAAGTCCTTTGAAGAAGAGGATTTGAATAAGTTATGGGAAGATAAAAAGTACTCACAAATAGTTTCAATTTGTGAAGAAGTTTTAAATGAGAATTTTTTAGAACTTAACTATTTATATTTCCATGGGATTTCTAACTTCTATTTAGGTATATCCCAGATCTCCCTAGAGATGAAAATACCACTTATAAATCAGTCTATTATTTCACTTCGTAAAGCATTTATACTATCCGATGGAAAACTAAAAGGTGATATAGCCTATGTTTTAGGTAAAGCTTATTATTATAAGGGGCGAAGTTACTCCGATTTAACAATTAAATATTTAGATATAGCAACCAAGGAAGGATATTTAGGAAAAGATATTTACGAATTTAAAGGTTTGGCGTATTATGAGTTAGGTCAATATACTAAAAGTATAAATGAGTTTAACTCTTTACCAGAGGAGAGACACTCGCCTGAAATAGTTTATATTATTTCAGAGGCCTACGGTTTAATAGGAGATTATGATAAACAAGAAGATTTATTAAATGGAATATTAGAGGGAGCTAGTCAAAAAAATGTTAAACTTAGCTCTAGAATGGATTTATCTGAAATATATTTTAGGAGTAGAAGATATTCTGAAGCTATAAAACAAGTAGAAGAGATTTTGAAAGTTAGAGCTGATGATTTTGATGCTCAGATTATATTGGGAAAATCACTGTTCTTAAGTGGTAATGAAGCAGAAGCAAATAAAATATTTAGAAAATTAATAAAACAACAACCGGGTAATGATGAAGTTATCAGATGGTTAAAAAAATAG
- a CDS encoding VF530 family DNA-binding protein yields MQKENDHSKDMLHGVKLNDIVTFLVDYYGWEELGNRININCFINEPSIKSSLKFLRRTPWARNKVEKLYIETSGATL; encoded by the coding sequence ATGCAGAAAGAAAATGATCATAGTAAAGATATGCTACATGGGGTTAAATTAAACGATATAGTCACTTTTTTAGTAGACTATTATGGTTGGGAAGAGCTTGGTAATAGAATTAATATTAACTGTTTTATTAATGAGCCATCAATAAAATCAAGTCTTAAATTTTTAAGACGAACACCCTGGGCAAGGAATAAAGTTGAGAAACTATATATTGAAACTAGTGGAGCTACATTATAG
- a CDS encoding PHP domain-containing protein yields the protein MKKSIFNDLLIIIGDKDELSSNIIEILNRSALEYIIVSNIRESIYENLYGFQFPKFSSSPYPYIVVDDLVARKIKRYNLIIDKELELWDNHIHTQLAYCSENMSVEKNIKLAKLFGLKGIRITEHADHLYFNSSNYSDIECYTKGISYSFKEDYRIKEFLEYKKKFSDDFVEFGVEVGIDFNGELLIDPEDLQHFDYILGAIHVLKECTANGFISTLEKLLKHDIDVLAHPFRIFKRSGVAVPNQLFKPVAKLLKEYNTAAEINFHTNEPPVDFIKECLSLGVKFSFGSDSHNLAEIGDFSYQLNLLKEAGFFGDLKEIMWSKIT from the coding sequence ATGAAGAAGTCAATTTTTAATGATTTACTTATAATCATTGGTGATAAGGATGAACTAAGTTCTAATATTATAGAAATCCTAAATAGGTCTGCCCTTGAATATATTATAGTTTCTAATATAAGGGAGAGTATTTACGAGAACCTATATGGTTTTCAATTTCCTAAATTCTCTTCTTCTCCATATCCATATATCGTTGTAGATGATTTAGTTGCAAGAAAAATTAAGAGATATAATTTAATTATTGATAAAGAATTAGAGTTGTGGGATAACCATATTCATACCCAATTAGCCTATTGTAGTGAAAATATGAGTGTTGAGAAAAACATAAAACTTGCAAAACTGTTTGGTCTTAAAGGTATTCGTATAACAGAGCATGCTGATCATCTATATTTTAATAGTAGCAACTACAGTGATATAGAGTGTTATACGAAAGGAATTTCATACTCTTTTAAAGAAGATTATAGGATTAAAGAGTTCTTAGAATATAAAAAAAAATTCTCTGATGACTTTGTTGAATTTGGAGTGGAAGTTGGAATCGATTTTAATGGAGAGCTATTAATAGATCCAGAAGATTTACAACATTTTGATTATATATTAGGTGCTATACATGTTTTGAAAGAGTGTACAGCTAATGGGTTTATCTCTACCCTAGAGAAACTACTAAAACATGATATCGATGTATTAGCCCACCCCTTTAGAATATTTAAAAGAAGTGGTGTAGCTGTCCCTAATCAGTTATTTAAACCGGTAGCAAAATTACTAAAAGAGTATAATACTGCAGCCGAGATAAACTTTCATACTAATGAACCACCTGTAGATTTTATTAAAGAGTGTCTATCCCTAGGAGTAAAATTTAGTTTCGGAAGCGATTCACACAATCTAGCAGAGATTGGAGACTTTAGTTATCAATTAAATCTATTAAAAGAAGCTGGTTTTTTTGGAGACTTAAAAGAGATCATGTGGAGTAAAATTACATAA
- the mrdA gene encoding penicillin-binding protein 2, producing MDHSVNKFRIYTLLAIVVLSFGYNLYHLYKMQVIDQIMYQKKATAVSSRSTSIRAPRGEIYDRNYDVPYVDNTESFSVVINPASVESEEYPELIEKLALYLEVDKSIIEKKLPYSVRRSYKNIEILDSVSYDKIVSIAENIDHLPGVSWESIPIRNYLFSGSISHILGYVGNISQSEFQVLYNDGYTLNDDIGKNGVEKQYDIVLKGKNGLKYKTVDVKGRKLDKENLKEDIAPIPGKNLVLTIDRKIQTLAEKALGERKGSVVVLKPSTGEILAMVSYPWYEPSEFYIPGKNAFGNILLDEDKPLLNRAIQGYAPASTFKIIMSAAALEEEVPEDLTVECTGRVFYGDRYFGCWNRAGHGTVNLESALENSCNIYFYTIGRDYLGIDKINTYAREFGFGQTSGIDLPNEAAGQVPTPEWVKKKYDVTWTHGDTMNVSIGQGRTLATPLQIADQLAFILNGGVVYKPHVVKEIVDPLTGEVLEVIPREVILKSSYKPETFEKVKSYMRGVITEGTAKYAISTKAVEIAAKTGTGEVGFSDKFHDWFVSYGPYDAPPEEQVVMVVMIEASNDLDKYRPWAPKATNLIYQGIFAEQTFEEVVKTLRPYYLRELF from the coding sequence ATGGATCATAGTGTTAATAAGTTTAGAATTTACACACTTCTAGCAATAGTTGTACTCTCCTTTGGTTATAATTTATATCATCTTTATAAAATGCAAGTAATTGATCAGATTATGTATCAAAAAAAGGCTACAGCTGTTTCAAGTCGAAGTACTTCTATTCGAGCCCCTAGAGGGGAGATTTATGATAGGAATTATGATGTACCCTATGTTGATAATACAGAGTCATTTAGTGTTGTTATAAACCCTGCAAGTGTCGAGAGTGAAGAGTATCCCGAACTAATTGAGAAGCTAGCACTATATTTGGAAGTGGATAAAAGCATAATTGAAAAAAAACTTCCATATTCTGTTCGTCGATCATACAAAAACATTGAAATTCTAGACTCTGTTTCATATGATAAAATTGTATCTATTGCTGAAAATATTGATCATCTTCCTGGAGTTTCATGGGAGAGTATCCCAATAAGAAATTACCTCTTTTCCGGTTCCATATCTCATATTTTAGGTTATGTAGGTAATATCTCCCAAAGTGAGTTTCAAGTTTTATATAACGATGGTTATACTTTAAATGATGATATTGGTAAAAATGGCGTTGAAAAGCAGTATGATATTGTTCTTAAGGGTAAGAACGGACTTAAGTATAAGACCGTAGATGTAAAAGGAAGAAAACTAGATAAAGAAAACTTAAAAGAGGACATTGCACCTATTCCAGGTAAAAACCTTGTTTTAACAATAGACAGAAAAATTCAGACTTTAGCGGAAAAAGCACTTGGTGAAAGAAAGGGATCAGTTGTGGTTTTAAAACCTAGTACAGGAGAAATTTTAGCAATGGTATCCTATCCATGGTATGAACCAAGTGAGTTTTATATCCCTGGGAAAAATGCTTTTGGAAATATTTTGTTGGATGAAGATAAACCTCTACTAAATAGAGCTATACAGGGTTATGCACCAGCTTCAACCTTTAAAATTATAATGTCAGCCGCAGCTTTAGAAGAAGAGGTTCCAGAGGATTTAACCGTTGAGTGTACTGGTCGTGTCTTTTATGGAGATAGGTATTTTGGATGTTGGAATAGAGCAGGACATGGAACTGTAAACCTAGAGTCAGCATTAGAGAACTCATGTAATATCTATTTTTATACTATTGGAAGAGACTATCTAGGCATTGATAAGATTAATACATATGCTAGGGAGTTCGGTTTTGGTCAAACTTCAGGTATCGATCTACCAAATGAAGCAGCAGGTCAGGTTCCAACCCCAGAGTGGGTAAAGAAAAAATACGACGTTACATGGACCCATGGTGATACTATGAATGTCTCTATTGGTCAAGGAAGAACTCTTGCAACACCACTTCAAATAGCTGATCAATTAGCTTTTATTTTAAATGGTGGTGTGGTATATAAACCCCATGTGGTTAAAGAGATTGTTGATCCTCTAACTGGGGAGGTTTTAGAAGTTATACCAAGGGAAGTTATTTTAAAATCATCATACAAACCAGAGACATTTGAGAAGGTTAAATCATATATGAGGGGTGTTATAACAGAGGGTACAGCAAAATATGCAATTTCTACTAAAGCTGTAGAAATTGCTGCTAAGACTGGAACAGGAGAGGTTGGTTTTTCTGATAAATTCCACGACTGGTTTGTATCCTATGGACCCTACGATGCACCCCCTGAGGAGCAGGTTGTTATGGTAGTAATGATAGAGGCTTCCAATGATTTAGATAAATACAGACCATGGGCGCCTAAGGCTACAAACCTAATATATCAGGGTATTTTTGCAGAGCAAACTTTTGAGGAAGTTGTTAAAACCCTAAGACCATACTATTTAAGAGAGCTATTCTAA
- a CDS encoding rod shape-determining protein codes for MGLFSGFASDIGIDLGTCNTLIYVKGKGIVSSEPSVVAIDRNTKKVVAVGADAKRMLWKTPGNIDAIRPLRDGVIADLETTEKMIRYFIAKVLPNRRLVKPRMTIGVPSCITEVERRAVEECAYKAGARDVKIIEESLAAAIGADIPIFEPAGHMICDIGGGTTEISVISLGDMVVTNAIRIGGDEFDEAIIKHVKKVHNLIIGQQTAEKLKMTIGNATPETKIEKMEIKGTDAITGLPRRLEIDSVEVREALQTPISAVIQEVKRTLGQTPPELAADIVERGIVMTGGGANLKGLPKLLAKETGVPVILAENPLLCVALGAGRYFEFAKDNSDNRSIYDSINS; via the coding sequence ATGGGGCTTTTTAGCGGTTTCGCATCAGATATAGGTATAGATTTAGGTACGTGTAATACATTAATATATGTTAAAGGTAAGGGGATAGTAAGTAGTGAACCCTCTGTTGTCGCAATTGATCGTAATACAAAGAAAGTTGTGGCAGTTGGTGCCGATGCTAAGAGAATGCTTTGGAAAACTCCAGGTAATATTGATGCAATAAGACCTTTAAGAGACGGTGTAATAGCTGACCTTGAAACAACAGAGAAGATGATCCGTTACTTTATAGCAAAAGTTCTCCCTAATAGAAGGTTAGTAAAACCTAGGATGACAATAGGTGTACCATCTTGTATTACAGAGGTTGAAAGAAGGGCTGTAGAAGAGTGTGCATATAAAGCCGGTGCAAGGGATGTAAAAATTATAGAAGAGTCTCTAGCTGCTGCTATTGGTGCAGATATACCTATTTTTGAGCCTGCAGGACATATGATCTGTGATATAGGTGGAGGTACAACTGAAATCTCTGTAATTTCTCTTGGAGATATGGTTGTAACTAACGCAATTAGAATAGGTGGTGATGAGTTTGACGAGGCTATTATTAAACATGTAAAAAAAGTGCATAACCTTATTATTGGTCAACAAACAGCTGAAAAACTGAAAATGACAATTGGTAATGCTACTCCTGAAACTAAAATTGAAAAAATGGAAATTAAGGGAACTGATGCTATAACTGGACTTCCTAGAAGACTTGAGATCGATTCTGTAGAGGTTAGGGAAGCTTTGCAAACACCTATATCCGCAGTAATACAAGAGGTGAAAAGAACTTTAGGTCAAACACCTCCAGAGTTAGCTGCAGATATTGTTGAAAGAGGTATAGTTATGACAGGTGGTGGTGCTAATTTAAAAGGTTTACCAAAGTTATTAGCTAAAGAGACAGGAGTACCAGTAATATTAGCTGAGAATCCTCTTTTGTGTGTAGCTTTAGGTGCTGGACGTTATTTTGAGTTTGCCAAGGATAATTCAGATAATAGAAGCATCTATGATAGTATAAATTCGTAA
- the mreD gene encoding rod shape-determining protein MreD, with amino-acid sequence MNNKLLLFLSALGISVVSIVIQSVIFPIFFINDYMPDISLIALIYFSINYGKVFGQWLGFSTGIIFDSLSGVPFGLNTLVRLILGFFLGFFEGKIFMDKIILPCIIITLCTVAKFFLISLVGLFYPIDLNIDFFSVRYVIEIGMNILFTPIIFILFNFISKRLISNRDRV; translated from the coding sequence ATGAATAATAAGTTATTACTATTTTTATCGGCTCTTGGTATATCTGTTGTTTCCATAGTTATTCAAAGTGTAATATTCCCAATATTTTTTATTAATGATTATATGCCAGATATCTCATTAATCGCCCTAATTTATTTTTCAATTAACTATGGAAAGGTCTTTGGGCAGTGGCTAGGTTTTAGCACTGGTATTATCTTTGACTCATTAAGTGGTGTCCCGTTTGGTCTAAATACGCTTGTAAGGTTAATATTAGGTTTTTTTCTTGGATTTTTTGAGGGAAAGATATTTATGGATAAAATAATTTTACCGTGTATTATTATTACACTTTGTACAGTGGCTAAGTTTTTCCTAATTTCTCTAGTTGGATTATTCTATCCAATTGACTTAAATATTGACTTTTTCTCAGTAAGATATGTCATAGAGATTGGTATGAATATTCTGTTTACACCAATAATATTTATTCTTTTTAATTTTATATCAAAGAGACTAATTTCAAATAGAGATAGAGTTTAA